One region of Theileria equi strain WA chromosome 4 map unlocalized gcontig_1105316255039, whole genome shotgun sequence genomic DNA includes:
- a CDS encoding hypothetical protein (encoded by transcript BEWA_053470A), whose product MDLTNPDSKLFEIEGEMQSEYPISITPWREYYVTRVIYSGGTLWRSQDDWECTHVYAYSRANDTLLMMGFKRARRREYRALHRDKGGEWEDLSTEFKDKSDQEIQSMLDNVRGNVNACNSSPPSPRFSPIKPPVSSHGPGLPEPKYDQDDTKFSWDDLIKYAKEIEDEEKEEKLENFNIHTHEEYEDEEVVEDQNDTTLMKTPISVNGKLINVNGTRVADSGISTTFRHKTRKDPPRLIIDIEQGLTGTSHTREYGDDSEKVRLDKYEKPDYSGFYMFTHDSPDGRPFKVKKLNYKHQDITKYFEFDNDKEIVHIAVWYWKHNGMKNPLLIEVLDEDETYTYHYNNGSLEWQQLSEHKNNNSELIGEPLEQILDDLNCRLNDAVTMDITEKVSTSETSYCCDGHNGSEKISLEKKDILIDGKIFKEYYKHQINAGDKLAKIKYYPKNVSGDDERRVITTRGLTFPINRAVSVYVFYCNNKPVMIHVDSNQKKWYKRESKNSHDWKNLVGELDGKDPDNIKGCSDLENMKGELEKLDCRGLKGCIQYGKRMNSSVVISSTASNPKVVIQLSQKPDVDNTPTYYYGDILRNKKTKVTRSIYPLNPSAGLAQDFYKYTHENTNIGQNLKLERINDDNNENVGLTEDNVLSISAYYWKYENGSGPPNKALLVEVIRKDSPKYIYYEKNSTKYKWEPYNPAGSHNGLIPYKLLHKLTLLNCEINNVVQIDVSKIADYCHYNTDPKHEDGYTKKIKVTETGQGYLGNYTAYAHSPSGGKSFDISRFTNITDEIKLQGINPSLPIRNASKVTVFMCDKNSPHNKTPLLIHIEAPSISRKWFKGTNGGTNLEHTYKLNVNKYDDYPVIVDFLDTLDSDCRPPEVTIDIYKRGTSDGPAFHYEHTSDNHKQIYVIGTTVTNVPGFTEFIHKVQNRKGSYFTINKFKYSGNNTSVIVNGTSIKYVTSVSVFYWSALESPERRDKRGRPLLVKVITKFLGGKKATETYYENIGENTNLNWQLVPVTSQDLAQKLQLLNCRVNNAVIINVGIKEDTTYDTCNDTDKLTLDPHGERTQVKKDNTSNTSIKQYDVYTHTLNNGGGNFHIVGFINGDTPRTNLTGLYVSYDRPILDVSEVRVYFCSKDKVKRPLLIYYHISNGGSPEHKWYKNENPDDKNGSWKVVTGFIQNTYNRGPILTVPNGLSLCAQSTSAHAETTSTLNQATEGSPPTLAPTSSPPGTTTPKLTGVLELPASIAGYFFAGSAGSAATFFGGWKLYNRYKGDPWVRYGYPIEFKECTMLSMHGSTRGHLQQNE is encoded by the coding sequence ATGGATCTCACGAATCCGGACAGTAAACTCTTTGAGATTGAAGGCGAAATGCAGAGCGAATATCCTATATCCATAACTCCATGGCGTGAATATTATGTCACAAGAGTGATCTATAGCGGTGGCACTCTCTGGAGATCTCAAGATGACTGGGAATGCACACATGTATATGCATACTCTAGAGCTAATGATACGCTCTTAATGATGGGATTCAAGAGGGCCAGACGGAGGGAATATAGAGCGCTGCACAGAGACAAGGGTGGAGAATGGGAAGATCTCAGTACTGAGTTCAAAGACAAAAGTGACCAAGAAATCCAAAGTATGCTTGATAATGTCAGAGGGAATGTAAATGCATGTAATTCCTCACCTCCATCTCCAAGATTTTCTCCCATCAAACCACCTGTATCTTCTCATGGACCAGGGTTACCTGAACCAAAATATGACCAGGATGATACTAAATTCAGTTGGGATGATTTGATTAAGTATGCCAAAGaaatagaagatgaagaaaaggaagagaagttggaaaattttaacattCATACACATGAGgaatatgaagatgaagaagtaGTGGAAGATCAAAATGATACTACCCTCATGAAAACTCCTATAAGTGTCAATGGAAAGCTTATTAATGTTAATGGTACTCGTGTTGCCGATTCTGGTATTTCCACAACTTTTAGACATAAAACCAGGAAAGACCCACCCCGTCTCATAATTGACATAGAGCAGGGTCTCACCGGGACATCACACACTAGAGagtatggagatgattCTGAGAAAGTCAGATTAGATAAGTACGAAAAGCCAGATTATTCTGGATTCTACATGTTTACACATGACTCACCAGATGGACGACCATTCAAGGTGAAGAAGTTAAATTACAAACACCAAGATATCACAAAATATTTCGAATTTGACAATGACAAAGAAATTGTTCACATTGCAGTATGGTATTGGAAACATAATGGAATGAAGAACCCTCTTCTTATAGAAGTAttggatgaggatgaaacTTACACCTATCACTACAATAATGGTAGTCTTGAATGGCAACAACTTTCTGAACATAAGAACAATAATTCTGAGCTAATTGGCGAACCACTCGAGCAAATACTGGATGACCTAAACTGTCGACTCAACGATGCGGTTACTATGGATATTACAGAGAAGGTGTCTACATCAGAGACCTCGTATTGTTGTGATGGCCATAATGGAAGCGAAAAAATATCTTTAGAGAAAAAAGATATTCTTATCGATGGTAAAATTTTTAAGGAATATTATAAGCATCAGATTAATGCTGGAGataaacttgcaaagatcaagtattatccaaaaaacgtttctggagatgatgaaaGAAGGGTAATAACTACTAGAGGACTTACTTTTCCTATAAATAGAGCAGTTAGTGTATATGTATTCTATTGTAACAACAAGCCTGTGATGATACATGTTGACTCCAATCAAAAAAAGTGGTATAAGAGGGAGAGTAAAAATAGTCACGACTGGAAGAATCTTGTTGGTGAACTTGATGGTAAAGATCCAGACAATATCAAAGGGTGTTCTGACTTGGAAAACATGAAAGGTGAACTAGAGAAACTTGACTGCAGAGGACTAAAGGGATGTATCCAGTATGGTAAACGTATGAATAGTTCTGTCGTAATATCCAGTACAGCTTCTAATCCAAAAGTAGTTATTCAGCTCTCACAAAAACCAGATGTTGACAATACTCCCACGTATTATTATGGAGATATCTTGAGAAATAAAAAGACTAAAGTTACAAGATCTATATACCCTCTTAATCCTTCTGCTGGACTGGCTCAGGACTTCTACAAGTATACTCatgaaaatacaaatatagGTCAGAATTTAAAGCTTGAAAGgataaatgatgataataatgaaaatgtagGACTTACAGAGGATAACGTCTTATCAATTTctgcctattactggaagtATGAAAATGGTAGCGGTCCACCTAATAAGGCTCTTTTGGTGGAAGTGATAAGAAAGGATAGTCCCAAGTACATTTATTACGAGAAAAATAGTACCAAATATAAATGGGAACCTTACAATCCCGCAGGATCACACAATGGACTGATTCCTTACAAACTCCTCCATAAGCTCACCTTGCTCAATTGTGAGATCAACAATGTTGTTCAAATCGATGTTAGTAAGATTGCTGATTATTGTCATTATAATACTGACCCTAAACACGAAGATGGTTATACTAAAAAAATTAAGGTTACTGAGACCGGACAAGGTTATCTTGGAAACTACACTGCTTATGCTCACTCTCCATCTGGAGGCAAATCATTCGACATATCTAGATTTACTAACATAACTGATGAGATAAAACTTCAGGGCATAAATCCATCATTGCCAATTAGAAATGCTTCTAAAGTCACAGTATTTATGTGTGATAAAAATAGTCCTCACAACAAAACTCCTCTTCTTATCCATATAGAAGCTCCTAGTATTTCAAGGAAATGGTTTAAAGGAACTAATGGCGGTACAAATTTGGAACATACATACAAGTTGAATGTTaataaatatgatgatTACCCTGTCATTGTTGACTTCCTAGATACTCTGGATAGTGATTGCAGACCACCCGAAGTTACCAtagatatttataaaagaGGAACTTCTGATGGACCAGCGTTTCACTATGAACATACTTCTGATAACCATAAACAAATTTATGTTATTGGTACTACAGTTACTAATGTGCCAGGTTTTACAGAATTCATCCACAAGGTACAAAATAGAAAAGGTAGTTACTTCACCATTAATAAGTTCAAATACAGTGGAAATAATACTTCTGTAATTGTTAATGGAACCTCCATAAAGTATGTTACCAGTGTTTCAGTCTTCTACTGGTCTGCTCTAGAGTCTCCTGAAAGAAGGGATAAGAGAGGAAGACCCTTGCTTGTTAAAGTGATTACCAAATTTCTTGGTGGAAAGAAAGCCACAGAAACTtactatgaaaatattGGTGAAAATACTAATCTGAATTGGCAATTGGTTCCTGTAACTTCACAGGACCTCGCCCAGAAACTCCAACTTTTAAACTGTAGAGTCAATAATGCGGTGATCATAAATGTTGGTATTAAGGAGGATACTACTTATGATACCTGTAATGATACTGATAAACTGACCTTGGATCCTCATGGTGAAAGAACGCAAGTTAAGAAGGATAATACATCTAATACCTCTATTAAACAGTACGATGTATACACCCATACCTTAAACAATGGTGGTGGAAACTTTCATATAGTAGGTTTTATTAATGGTGATACCCCTAGAACAAATCTTACTGGACTTTATGTAAGTTACGATAGACCCATTCTTGACGTGAGTGAAGTAAGAGTCTACTTCTGCTCTAAGGATAAGGTCAAAAGGCCTCTCCTAATATACTATCATATCTCTAATGGGGGATCACCTGAACACAAGTGgtataaaaatgagaatcctgatgataaaaatggtaGTTGGAAAGTTGTAACAGGATTTATACAGAATACCTACAACCGCGGACCAATACTCACAGTACCCAATGGTCTTAGTCTCTGTGCTCAATCTACTTCTGCTCATGCTGAAACTACTTCCACCCTTAATCAAGCTACTGAGGGATCTCCTCCTACTCTTGCTCCTACTTCTTCTCCTCCTGGAACTACTACTCCTAAACTTACTGGAGTTCTTGAACTTCCTGCTAGTATAGCTGGATACTTTTTTGCTGGTTCTGCAGGATCCgctgcaacattttttggaggatggaaactttataatcgctataaaggagacccttgggttagatACGGATATCCTATAgagtttaaagaatgtaccatgTTGAGTATGCATGGATCCACTCGTGgacatttacaacaaaacgagtaa
- a CDS encoding hypothetical protein (encoded by transcript BEWA_053460A): MGGSYSKSVTIDIGKRPEGSGNKKVRQDAKGGYYYTNEVGVRVNLTVENYPDRDGSYTKLTHTPENGELGTIKHGRGFYFLRPEPTDESSVSVYYWKYDTSHEKVLLIQLGDGDPSVYYTTSSSTNGIVWKNDEHSKIKEDSLKELNKQNCLRNEAHAINISEKSESYQCPSCTKYKIDILLDREKQYYIHSFTVTKNKESPSISRFFEGDLEQTGFPFVAGMNNICVYWSSGRSSAPLLIYFFIGGYHWYSRYLGETHWEIEKSLKNSQASEKSNIPTILKKYATPKVILDASKTETGNGTYNPRRNTLTFRVSKDTVEQSYAQYIHNKDDSGSFRLKDIEHQGIPLDINSEDLLAEVSIFYWDGDNNRDKPLLIELKLQSQATYKYYQKLGKNVVWTEYSRSEETTQQLTEDPLKKKLDELYAIHFPSNLSTILGASFGSGIGGTGLGALAVWKGPALLAKLITRL, encoded by the coding sequence ATGGGAGGATCATACTCCAAATCTGTTACTATTGACATCGGCAAGCGTCCCGAAGGATCTGGGAATAAAAAAGTTCGACAAGATGCTAAAGGAGGATATTACTACACCAATGAAGTTGGTGTAAGAGTTAATCTAACGGTGGAAAATTACCCTGATAGAGATGGCTCATACACTAAACTTACGCATACTCCTGAAAATGGTGAACTTGGAACTATAAAGCATGGTAGAGGTTTTTACTTCCTAAGACCAGAACCAACGGATGAATCCAGTGTTTCCgtctattactggaaataTGACACTAGTCATGAAAAGGTTCTCCTAATTCAGCTTGGAGATGGGGACCCCTCAGTCTACTATACTACTAGTAGCAGTACTAATGGTATTGTGTGGAAAAACGATGAACATTCCAAGATAAAAGAGGATTCTCTGAAGGAGCTGAATAAGCAGAACTGTTTGAGGAATGAAGCACACGCTATAAATATATCAGAAAAAAGTGAATCTTATCAATGCCCTAGTTGtacaaaatacaaaatcGATATATTACTTGATCGTGAAAAGCAATATTATATTCATAGTTTTACTGTAACTAAAAATAAAGAATCACCTTccatttccagattctttgAAGGGGATTTAGAACAAACTGGATTCCCATTTGTAGCCGGTATGAATAACATATGTGTTTATTGGTCTTCTGGTAGAAGCTCTGCACCTCTCCTAATCTACTTCTTTATTGGAGGCTACCACTGGTACAGTAGATATCTGGGAGAGACTCACTGGGAGATAGAGAAGAGTTTGAAGAATTCTCAGGCTAGTGAGAAGAGCAATATTCCAACTATCCTCAAGAAGTATGCTACACCTAAAGTAATTTTAGACGCTTCTAAGACAGAAACTGGTAATGGTACATATAATCCAAGAAGAAACACCCTAACGTTCAGAGTGTCCAAAGACACTGTTGAGCAATCTTATGCTCAGTATATCCAcaataaagatgatagtGGAAGTTTTAGGCTAAAGGATATTGAACATCAGGGAATCCCACTTGATATAAATTCTGAGGATCTTCTAGCCGAGGTATCTATATTCTATTGGGATGGTGATAATAACCGTGATAAACCACTACTGATAGAACTGAAGCTGCAAAGTCAAGCTACATACAAGTATTACCAGAAACTTGGTAAGAATGTTGTATGGACAGAATATTCTAGATCGGAAGAAACTACTCAACAACTGACAGAAGATCCtctaaagaagaaactagACGAATTATATGctatacattttccatcgAACCTTTCTACTATATTGGGAGCATCGTTTGGAAGTGGAATAGGTGGAACAGGGTTGGGTGCTCTTGCCGTATGGAAAGGACCCGCTCTACTCGCAAAACTAATAACTCGTCTGTAA